In Paenibacillus sp. FSL M7-0420, a single genomic region encodes these proteins:
- a CDS encoding DUF6385 domain-containing protein, giving the protein MPNFSSFQANPDNLRTLIFGRDPSTLIDRPLTTDASGNLTTVILNGTISSILGTTITAGTLTSAGTITNILAGTITSVLGATITAGTLTSAGTVTNLLDGTITSVLGATITAGTLTSAGTVTNLLDGTITSVLGATITAGTLSSAGTVTNILAGTITSVLGATITAGTLTSAGTVTNLLDGTITSVLGATITAGTLTSAGTVTNLLDGTITSVLGATITAGTLSSVTSISQRSFIELPTSAIATSDTYTPLPANNTSVLGTYSYFIVNTGANPVNTRVEISADGTNYFVDTTGDNPLPAGSVDVIVPARFLKYTRLSYQSATPGAASTLNVIFDAQGT; this is encoded by the coding sequence TTGCCAAATTTCAGTTCATTTCAGGCGAATCCGGATAATTTGCGCACACTTATTTTTGGCCGGGACCCCTCGACCCTGATCGACCGGCCGCTAACCACGGATGCCAGCGGGAATCTGACCACCGTCATCTTGAACGGCACCATCTCTAGCATACTTGGCACGACTATTACTGCTGGTACATTAACCTCGGCCGGTACAATCACGAACATCCTTGCGGGTACAATTACTAGTGTGCTTGGTGCGACTATTACTGCTGGTACATTAACATCTGCGGGTACAGTGACTAACCTGTTAGACGGTACGATTACTAGTGTGCTTGGCGCGACTATTACTGCTGGTACATTAACATCTGCGGGTACAGTGACTAACCTCTTAGACGGTACAATTACTAGTGTGCTTGGTGCGACTATTACTGCTGGTACTCTATCATCTGCTGGTACGGTTACGAACATCCTTGCCGGTACGATTACTAGCGTGCTTGGTGCGACTATTACTGCCGGTACATTAACATCTGCGGGTACAGTGACTAACCTCTTAGACGGTACGATTACTAGTGTGCTTGGCGCGACTATTACTGCTGGTACATTAACATCTGCTGGTACAGTGACTAACCTCTTAGACGGTACGATTACTAGTGTGCTTGGCGCGACTATTACTGCCGGTACGCTGAGCAGCGTAACCTCTATTTCCCAGCGCAGCTTTATTGAGCTGCCTACTAGCGCAATTGCCACCTCAGATACCTATACGCCTCTACCAGCCAACAATACTAGCGTCCTTGGCACCTATTCCTACTTCATTGTGAATACCGGAGCCAATCCGGTAAATACACGGGTCGAGATCAGCGCAGACGGAACCAACTATTTCGTCGATACGACCGGAGACAATCCGCTGCCGGCAGGTTCTGTAGACGTTATTGTGCCTGCCCGGTTCCTGAAATACACCCGCCTCTCCTATCAATCCGCCACGCCGGGCGCAGCTTCTACGCTTAATGTTATTTTTGATGCACAAGGAACGTAA
- a CDS encoding glycosyltransferase has protein sequence MNPYAKPTLGVQLIVNNEAELLPRCLASLQGADEIIVVDTGSTDQSVEIARRYGATIIEAQWNHHFSEARNTGLSHAASSWILVLDADEILQTSIESIKEILGDSTAEAYTVRIENLLGSRPEDRLYHHPVRLFRGGQGYLFSGRIHESVESSILTKHGSAAIVASPIEILHFGYLPPVMSAKHKVSRNEQLLRLALAEEPDDVFARYNLAVTCCQDGRLEEAGELLRQSLTLAPLQASYRPSIIRDLCKIDLAAGHVKAVDSLLTRELTRYGDYPDLHYMQGQSWECQGLYERAVQSYQHAIDTSSAPAPRRAYVTEQGMDSFRPLHRMGVIFQQLGKQKEAAQLFHRALQQHSLYLPALEGIASAFQELEVPEGEIAALLIQLTGTAQRAARTAMIGTLYQLGAYKTIAELPSAVCPLEEDTLLFLLSSWIITEKYHSFRKTAAKLRAGTLQLSAGGLDTETLRQLWLLEAMMTWELGEELQEELWLQSPAEVRSALLEIDARLSSDSAVQQAEFAAFGESALLAEVIRLAVKHQFIALGKRLVERFPAHTSTLAEALYEEGWRAEAGELFIGLAGSKEASGATLRYLGELLIDNGHYAEAAGWYRLALGESPADDAVSTGLALCYLHLAEQRLAEAVERLQGMGQPVQGPLQEDRAAVAQSISVLRCTPWHTKWNYTQRQRGADLSL, from the coding sequence TTGAATCCATATGCCAAACCTACACTCGGCGTACAGCTCATTGTCAACAATGAAGCCGAGCTGCTCCCACGTTGCCTAGCTAGTCTGCAGGGCGCCGATGAAATCATAGTGGTCGATACCGGCTCCACGGACCAGTCCGTGGAAATCGCCCGGAGGTACGGGGCAACGATCATTGAAGCCCAGTGGAACCACCATTTCTCAGAGGCACGCAATACCGGTCTCTCCCATGCAGCCAGCAGCTGGATACTGGTCCTCGATGCCGATGAAATCCTTCAGACTTCCATAGAGTCAATTAAGGAGATTCTCGGAGACAGCACAGCTGAAGCCTACACAGTGCGTATAGAGAACCTGCTGGGAAGCAGGCCGGAGGATCGTCTGTATCACCATCCTGTGCGGCTGTTCCGGGGTGGGCAGGGCTATCTTTTCAGCGGAAGAATTCATGAAAGTGTAGAGTCCTCTATTCTCACAAAACATGGGTCCGCCGCCATCGTGGCCAGTCCAATAGAGATTCTTCACTTCGGCTACCTGCCCCCGGTCATGAGCGCCAAGCATAAAGTCAGCCGCAACGAGCAGCTGCTGCGTCTTGCGCTTGCAGAAGAGCCTGACGATGTGTTCGCCCGTTATAATCTGGCGGTCACCTGCTGTCAGGATGGAAGACTGGAGGAAGCCGGAGAACTGCTGCGCCAGAGTCTTACTCTCGCTCCGCTTCAAGCCTCTTACCGTCCCTCGATCATTCGCGATCTGTGCAAAATCGATCTGGCCGCCGGTCATGTAAAAGCGGTCGACAGCCTGCTGACCCGCGAGCTGACACGTTATGGAGATTATCCCGACCTGCATTACATGCAGGGCCAGTCCTGGGAGTGCCAAGGACTATATGAACGCGCCGTCCAGTCTTACCAGCACGCCATAGATACCTCGTCTGCCCCGGCTCCGCGCAGAGCCTACGTCACCGAACAGGGCATGGACAGCTTCCGCCCGCTGCACCGGATGGGGGTCATCTTCCAGCAGCTCGGGAAGCAGAAGGAGGCCGCGCAGTTGTTCCATCGTGCGCTCCAGCAGCACTCTCTGTATCTCCCCGCTCTGGAGGGGATCGCCTCTGCTTTTCAGGAGCTGGAGGTGCCAGAGGGAGAGATTGCCGCGCTGTTGATACAGCTGACCGGTACAGCGCAGCGTGCTGCGAGAACCGCAATGATCGGTACTTTATATCAGTTGGGCGCTTATAAGACGATTGCAGAGCTGCCGTCCGCGGTCTGCCCGCTGGAAGAGGACACCTTGCTGTTCCTGCTGTCTTCCTGGATCATTACCGAAAAATATCATTCGTTCAGGAAGACAGCCGCCAAGCTGCGGGCCGGCACTCTACAGCTCTCAGCCGGAGGATTGGACACAGAAACGCTGCGGCAGCTATGGCTCCTTGAAGCCATGATGACATGGGAGCTGGGCGAGGAGCTGCAAGAGGAGTTGTGGCTGCAATCACCTGCGGAGGTGCGTTCCGCATTGCTGGAGATCGACGCAAGGTTGTCGTCCGATAGTGCCGTGCAGCAAGCGGAGTTCGCCGCCTTCGGGGAATCCGCTCTGCTTGCCGAGGTGATCCGGCTCGCTGTGAAGCACCAGTTCATCGCGCTGGGCAAGCGGCTGGTTGAACGCTTCCCGGCACATACAAGCACTCTGGCAGAAGCGCTCTATGAGGAAGGCTGGCGTGCGGAGGCGGGGGAACTGTTCATCGGCCTTGCAGGCAGCAAAGAAGCTTCAGGCGCAACCCTCCGGTATCTCGGAGAACTGCTCATCGATAACGGGCATTATGCGGAAGCTGCCGGCTGGTACCGGCTTGCCCTGGGGGAATCCCCTGCAGACGATGCAGTTAGCACCGGACTGGCGCTCTGTTATCTGCATCTGGCAGAGCAGCGTCTCGCAGAAGCTGTAGAACGTCTCCAGGGGATGGGACAGCCGGTTCAGGGTCCGCTTCAGGAGGACAGGGCAGCGGTTGCCCAATCCATCTCTGTGCTGCGCTGCACCCCCTGGCATACGAAGTGGAATTACACGCAGCGGCAGAGAGGAGCGGATCTGAGCTTATGA
- a CDS encoding tetratricopeptide repeat-containing glycosyltransferase family 2 protein — MTTKPQQPLISLCMIVKNEADNLARCLRSVRGAVDEIIIVDTGSTDTTCSIARSFGARIIDYPWNGDFAAARNAGLTLARGTWILVLDADEELEPGSLDELLVCAKHTEYEAFFVRIHNHQGTERASQTLTVNPILRMFKNRPNYRFSGIIHEQIAAVIVQETPDAAMHMGTVIVHHYGYAAGVVERKDKISRNLGLLKQQLEESPGDAFQHFNLAVEYMRLGDYGQALEHIGTSLNLAEPGTSYIHLLYKYKARCLAVTGDSPGALEACGQGSSLFPDYPDLHHLKGALLLQVSALAEAKAALRRALQIGASPPLYHTESGIGTYLTHTLLGQVCQQIGEDHEAAACFTRAAQLQPDPWLLIPRLTRLFKCTGREPELHGWLAGQLPGILTEQRQELLRLLVRDGCYTAAVDMLGGGVRAGVAAGEMDGGVQNAGEIDTVMRDAGASGATMQSAGALGATMQSAGEMDAGALGAKVMDSVMQGAGAVDDAALEVPPTTDLLELLQRAEAASAAELGYDDITGLLSHPAVVPADRNTEVPLSAIAAAVQPWILLADKVLAALITSAIYSPAAAAARLSLPLPRSAD; from the coding sequence ATGACCACGAAACCGCAACAACCGCTGATTTCCTTGTGCATGATCGTCAAAAATGAAGCCGACAACCTGGCCCGCTGTCTGCGGAGTGTACGCGGAGCTGTGGATGAAATTATCATTGTAGACACCGGCTCTACCGACACCACCTGTTCGATTGCCCGCAGCTTCGGTGCCCGGATTATCGATTATCCGTGGAACGGGGATTTTGCCGCCGCACGCAATGCCGGTCTGACCCTGGCACGCGGCACCTGGATTCTGGTGCTGGATGCAGACGAGGAGCTGGAGCCGGGGAGTCTGGATGAGCTGCTGGTGTGCGCGAAGCATACGGAGTATGAGGCTTTTTTTGTGCGGATTCATAATCATCAGGGGACAGAGCGTGCTTCGCAGACGCTTACGGTTAACCCGATCCTCCGAATGTTCAAGAACCGCCCGAATTATCGCTTCAGCGGCATTATTCATGAGCAGATTGCGGCTGTCATTGTGCAGGAGACTCCGGATGCCGCGATGCATATGGGCACCGTCATTGTCCATCACTACGGCTATGCCGCCGGGGTCGTGGAGCGAAAAGATAAAATCAGCCGTAATCTCGGATTGCTGAAGCAGCAGCTGGAGGAGAGTCCTGGAGATGCTTTTCAGCATTTCAATCTGGCGGTTGAGTATATGCGGCTTGGCGATTACGGGCAGGCGCTGGAGCATATCGGCACCTCGCTGAACCTGGCCGAGCCGGGGACCAGCTATATTCACCTGCTCTATAAATACAAAGCCCGCTGCCTGGCGGTAACGGGTGATTCCCCAGGGGCGCTGGAGGCGTGCGGGCAGGGAAGCTCGCTCTTCCCGGACTATCCCGATCTTCACCATCTCAAAGGTGCGCTGCTGCTGCAGGTCTCAGCCTTAGCCGAAGCCAAGGCTGCACTGCGCAGGGCACTGCAGATCGGTGCCTCACCTCCCCTCTACCATACGGAATCGGGGATAGGCACATATCTCACCCACACGCTGTTGGGGCAGGTCTGCCAGCAGATCGGCGAAGACCATGAAGCGGCAGCCTGCTTCACCAGGGCAGCCCAGCTCCAGCCGGACCCCTGGCTGCTGATCCCCCGGCTTACGCGCTTATTCAAATGCACGGGCCGCGAGCCAGAGCTCCACGGCTGGTTGGCCGGACAGCTGCCCGGTATCCTGACGGAGCAGCGCCAGGAGCTACTACGCCTGCTGGTAAGGGATGGCTGTTACACAGCGGCGGTTGATATGCTTGGGGGCGGGGTGAGGGCTGGTGTGGCAGCGGGAGAGATGGATGGCGGGGTGCAGAATGCGGGTGAGATAGATACTGTGATGCGGGATGCGGGAGCATCGGGTGCAACGATGCAGAGTGCGGGAGCGTTGGGTGCAACGATGCAGAGTGCGGGTGAGATGGATGCTGGAGCTTTGGGTGCGAAAGTGATGGATAGTGTGATGCAAGGTGCGGGGGCGGTGGATGATGCAGCGCTTGAGGTGCCGCCTACTACTGATTTGTTGGAGCTGTTGCAGCGGGCAGAAGCAGCTTCCGCAGCTGAGCTGGGCTACGATGATATCACCGGACTGCTTAGTCATCCTGCAGTTGTCCCGGCGGATCGGAATACCGAAGTCCCTTTATCTGCTATTGCTGCGGCTGTGCAGCCCTGGATTCTTTTGGCTGACAAGGTTCTGGCTGCACTCATAACTTCGGCCATATATTCACCGGCGGCTGCGGCTGCGCGCCTCTCTCTTCCGCTTCCCAGATCAGCCGATTAG